The following DNA comes from Pongo pygmaeus isolate AG05252 chromosome 9, NHGRI_mPonPyg2-v2.0_pri, whole genome shotgun sequence.
AGGGGACCGCAGTGCCTCCCATAGGAGCTGTGTTTAGCTGTCCGGTGGTGGTGGTGCCTGCGTGTGCCCTCCTCAAATTCTAGACCCCTCCCTTTCCACTCTGAATTCCACATCCACCACAGTCAGCCATCGAGGCAGACATATCCGAGCTCCTCCTTTGCCAGAACGAGGTCGACTACGCTCTCAAGAACCTGCAGGCCTGGATGAAGGACGAACCGGGGTCCACAAACCTGGTGAGCCCTGCTGGCAGGCGgcgggagggcagggcagggcaccgGGCAGCTCTGGCCCGGGCCCCCTTCTGCCCCTTCTGCCCCGGGCGAGTCACTGATTTTCTCATCTTTCCTGGGATTCCATCGCACAGGGAGCTGAGGCCCCAAGTGTGCAGTAGGTGGGCTTTGGGGTGGCCCTTGGCAGGGCCTCACCATCTGCCCTGTGCCTCAGTTCACGAAGCTGGACTCGGTCTTCATCCGGAAGGAACCCTTTGGCCTGGTCCTCATCATTGTACCCTGGAACTACCCCGTGAACCTGACCCTGGTGCCCCTGGTGGGCGCCCTCGCTGCAGGTGAGGAGGGCGTTCCGAACCCCATGCTCTCCCCGCCCAGTAGCCCCTCCCAAAGAGGTCCCTGGAATCCTGCTATGAGGCACCCTGGGCCTCACATGCCCTCTGAGCCCAGCCCCTGGTTGGGCATGGGGACACTGCGCTCCCCCAATGACGTCCCCATCTGCTCCTGCAGGGAATTGCGTGGTGCTGAAGCCGTCAGAAATCAGCCAGGGCACAGAGAAGGTCCTGGCTGAGGTGCTGCCCCAGTACCTGGACCAGGTGAGGGTGGCCCTGCCCCAGCAGTGCCCGACGTCCCCATACCTCACCCCTGCGGGCTGAGGAGGCCCGGCTGGCCCCCGAGCCCGCCCCCGAGCCGCCCCTGAGCCGCTCATCCCGCCTTGTAGAGCTGCTTTGCCGTGGTGCTGGGCGGACCCCAGGAGACAGGGCAGCTGCTAGAGCACAAGTTTGACTACATCTTCTTCACAGGTGAGGGGGCCAGGCCAGGGTCCCAGAGTAGGTGGAGGGGATCAGCAGGAGAGAAGGTGAGAAGGTTGtggagggaggaggctggggccAGCAGCGGCGGCACGTGGGGAGCTGGAGCTGGCACAGAGGCCATCTGCCTGCACAGGCCAGGCCCTGGGCACATTGGAGCAATTGGATCCAGGGgtggccaggctggaggcagGTCCCAGTGGGTGAGCCAGACCGGCCAGGAGAAGGATGAGGCGGGCCAGTACTTTCTATGAAGAAAGCGGGCAAGAGTCAGGTGCCTGGAGCGTGTGGTCAAGGCCAGCTGAGGATGGGGTCTCCTCACTGTGTCCCTAGGAAGCCTGCTAACTCCAACACCTCTCCAGGGAGGAGCGGGCTCTGGGCTGGGCCATCCCGCCTGGTCCAGGTCACTGACTGGCCACTCTGGTTTCCTTCCATGCCCAGGGAGCCCTCGTGTGGGCAAGATTGTCATGACTGCTGCCGCCAAGCACCTGACACCTGTCACCCTGGAGCTGGGGGGCAAGAACCCTTGCTACGTGGACGACAACTGCGACCCCCAGACCGTGGCCAACCGTGTGGCCTGGTTCCGCTACTTCAACGCCGGCCAGACCTGCGTGGCCCCCGATTACATCCTGTGCAGCCCCGAGATGCAGGAGAGGCTGCTGCTCGCCCTGCAGAGCACCATCACCCGTTTCTATGGCGATGACCCCCAGAGCTCCCCAAACCTGGGCCGCATCATCAACCAGAAACAGTTCCAGCGGCTGCGGGCATTGCTGGGCTGCGGCCGCGTGGCCATTGGGGGCCAGAGCGACGAGAGCGATCGCTACATCGGTGAGTCCTGCTGCCAAGACCCCTCCTCACTGGAAGGCCCACAGCTGGGCCACGAGTCTGGACTCGCACCTGAAACCCAGCCCCACTATCAGAGCCTGGACTTGAGCCACAGCTCCGGTGCCATGATTCCATCTCTGTGCTTCTGAGCCTGTGGCCCCACAAGGCCAAACTCTAGTCCCTCAGCCCTGGATTCGCTGAGCTCAGATCCCAGAGCTCCAGGGCCCAGCGTGCTAAGATGAACTCCCATCCCATCACTGGTTGTCCTGAAAGGCTATAACCTCCAATTCTCCGAGCCCATGATCCCCAGGTTCTAAACTCTGACGGCCCCATCCTGAGCCCCCAGTCTCCTGGGCCGTACGACTCAGCAGCTCACAGGACACTGCAGCTCCAACATTCTGGGACGCTGTTGCCTCATGAACTCCAAGGTTCTGAGATCCCATCACCCCTGACTGTGAGACCAAGGTCGGGTATTCTCTGCACCCCACAGGCCCTGAGCAGGCTGGGGAAGTCTTAGGGTCCCTTCTGGGGGGCTGTGGAGAGACTTTCTTCCCTAAACACTCCAAAGCCTAAAGCGCTGGGAAGTCAGACCTTGGGATCCTGGCCTGGAGCCCTGGCCCGTGGCCCTGTCCCCACCTCTACCCCCATCCCTGGGGGCGGTCCTGACTGTGGCCTCGGGGCTGAGCCGTCTCTGGTGCCCGCAGCCCCCACGGTGCTGGTGGACGTGCAGGAGACGGAGCCTGTGATGCAGGAGGAGATCTTCGGGCCCATCCTGCCCATCGTGAACGTGCGGAGCATGGACGAGGCCATCGAGTTCATCAACCGGCGGGAGAAGCCCCTGGCCCTGTACGCCTTCTCCAACAGCAGCCAGGTGGGGGTGCGGCCGGGCTGGGGACAATGGAGGGGCTGAAAGGGGCACAGACTGGCACCTTTCCTTTCACAGCCCTTCCCAGCAGGGCTTTAGAGCAGCAGATGCCTCCAGGGTGACTATATCTAGGCCACCTGGTACCACTGCATCCGGCGCAAGGATGCCTGGCAGAGAGGACAGGGTCCAAACCCACCAGACACGTAGCGGGCCCGTCCTCTGTCCTGGCCGGAGGAGCCTGCACCTGGACTGTGCAAAGGTTCTGCATGGGCAATCAGAGGCCCCGAATGGAGGTCAGGGACAGAGTAGAGCGGGGGCCTGATAGAGCCCAGCGGGTCGCAGTGGGGCCTGCATACCGCACTGCAGCATCCTAACCTCACCGTCACAACTCAAGGCTGCCGGCTCCCCACGGTCCTGCAGGGCTTCCTGGTCTTTGCGCCGTGGTGGTAATCACCCCCATGGCACCCCGCCCATCACTGAGAGGGTGCTGTCCCCAGAAGACGCTTAGAGCGGAGATTATTGCCCGTTAGAGGGTAGACGGGCAGGTGAGGATGAGGCTCACCTCCGCTGTGGAATGTGCGGGGCTCAAGCCCTCTTCCCATGACTGGAGCCCAACACCCACCTTCCCACTCCCTGGCAGGTTGTGAACCAGATGCTGGAGCGGACCAGCAGCGGCAGCTTTGGAGGCAACGAGGGCTTCAGCTTCGTGACTCTGCTGTCTGTGCCGCTCGGGGGAGTCGGTGGGTCCCTGCCCATTTCCACCCCTAGGGAAGCTTGGCTTTGGTACCCCAGACCCAGGAAGTCCCTTCACTCACTGTTCAACCTTGATCCGTGCCCTGGGCCTCTCaaggcctcagttttcctatctgtaaaatggctcTGTGAGTGGCCTGGCTCTCTCTGAGCTCCCTGCCAGCTGTGTGCCCCTGGCCAGGGCAGTGGGCTGCTGCTGGGGCTGCATGGTCTGCCTGGCCTAAGGCTCTTGCACTCTGTGCCCACACAGGCCACAGTGGGATGGGCCGGTACCACGGCAAGTTCACCTTCGACACCTTCTCCCACCACCGCACCTGCCTGCTCGCCCCCTCCGGCCTAGAGAAGTTAAAGGAGATCCGCTACCCGCCCTATACCGACTGGAACCAGCAGCTGTTACACTGGGGCATGGGCTCCCAGAGCTGCACCCTCCTGTGAGCGTCCTACCCACCTCCAACGAAACCTGAGTCTAGCCATGAGGGGCTTATGCTCCCAACTCACATTGTTCCTCCAGACCACAGGCTCCCCCAGCCTCAGGTTGCTGGAGCTGTCACATGACTGCATCCTGCCTGCCAGGGTTGCAAAGCACGGTCTTGCTTCTATTCTGGGGGACGCTGCTCGAGAGAGGCCAAGAGGCCGCAGAACATGCCAAGTGTCCTCACTCACCCCACCCTCCCCAATTCCAACCCTTTGCCCTCTCGGTCAGGGTTGGCCAGGCCCAGTCGCAGGGGCAGCGTCACCCTGGAAAATACAGTGCCCTGCCTTCTTAGGGGCATCAGCCCTGAACGGTTGAGAGCGTGGAGCCCTCCAGGCCTTTGCTCTCCCCTCTAGGCACACGCACACTTCCACCTCTGCCCCATCCCAATTGCACCAGCACTGCGTCCCCCAGGGATCCTCTCACATCCCACAATGGTCTCTGCACCACCCCTCTCGTTCACACCGCACCCTGCACTCACCCACAGCAGCTCCATCCACCGGGAAAACTGGGgtttgcatcactgcactgcacaGCGTTACTGGGACCTGGGGGCAAGTCccttgacttctctgagcctcagtttccttatgtgaAAGTTACTggaaccaaaatggagtcacttatgcCAAACTCTAATAAAATGGAGTCGGGGGGGCCACAAAGAAGccctcacacacacatgcccgTAACAGGATTTATCACAAGACACTCCTGCATGTAGACCAGACACAGGGCGTATCAAAAGCATGTCCTCAAGACTGTAGTATTCCAGATGAGCTGCAGATGCTTACCTACCACGGCCGTCTCCACCAGAAAACCATCGCCAACTCCTGTGATCAGCTTGTGACCTACAAACCTTGTTTAAAAGCAGCTTACATGGACTTCTGTCCTTTAAAAGTTTCCCCTTGGCTGTGGTCCTCTGTGTATGCCTGGGATCCTTTCTAGCACTCACAGCCCAGATAGGAATCCTCTGGTCTTCCCAAATAAATTCATCTGTTCTGGAGAGCCTGTCTCTCTGAGGTTGACACTTATCTTGTAGAATGGGGTTCCCACCCATCTTTGATCGTAAAGGAAATCTCAGATTTagaactatgttgcccaggctgctcttgaactcctgggcccaagcagtctacctcagcctcccagaatgctgggattacaggtgtgagccaccattcccagcccacATTTCTTAAAAATGGTGTTTCAGTCCAAACCTTAGTAATACAATTGATGTTTCTAATTGTGTCCAGCTTATAGGGACCAGggtttgtttttcgtttttgttttttgtttttttattttttgaggtggcatctcactctgtagcccaggctggagtacagaggcgcgatctcggctcactgcaacctctgcctcccgggttcaagtgattctcctgcctcagcctccctagtagctgggattacaggtgcccgccaccatgcctagctaatttgttgtatttttagtagagatgaggtttcaccatgttggccaggctggtcttgaaattctgacctcaggtgatcctcccgccttggcctctgaaagtgctgggattacaggcatgagccactgcgcccggccctaagagcaaggtttttgtttgtttgtttttgtttgtttgttttactatatataaataagaatattcaTGAATAGTTTCTGAATTTTGTAGGAATCAAGCAGGGAGAAAAAGTGAATACTTCCACCTTTGTTCACAAAGGACACTTGATCAAATTATTGCAAATGTCGAtcaaaagagtcaaactctgtacagtatttaagagatttattctgagccaaagaTGAATGACCATGGCCGTGACACAGCCCTTAGGACATCCTAAGAACATGTACCCAAGACTGTCAGGTGACAGCTTGGATTTATACATTTTAGGTAGACGTGaggcatcaatcaatatgtgCAAGATATAtgttggtttggtccagaaagatgggacaactcaaagcaggggcttccaggctatagataaatttaaaatttttctggttgacaattggttgagtttatctgaagacctgggatcaacagaaaggaaatgttcaggttaagataaaggattgtggagaccaagttttattgtgcagagagaggaagctctcagatagcaggcttcagagagtaggttgtaaaatgtttctttttttggcggggggatgggatcttgctctgttgcccaggctggagtgcagtggagtgatctgggctcactgcaacctctgcctcctgcgttcaagtgattcgcctgcctcagcctcctgagcagctgggattacaggcgcgcaccaccacacctggcaaatttttgtatttttgtagagacggggtttcatcacgttggcctgtctggtcttgaactcctgacctcaagtgatccacatgccttggcctcccaaagagctgggattacaggcatgagccactgcactggcctaaaatgtttcttatctaACATAACAGGGTGCCTGGCTCTTAGctgattatctcctggatctggaaagaagttagaaaaaagggaaaatgggattctctacagaatgtagattttttcCACAGGAGACAACTTTGCAGGGCAGTTTCAAGatatggcaaggaaatatatttgggGTTAaagtattttgatttcttttcttattggtTATGTGaggttatgccagagtcaggtcaGAAAGCAGACCACGCTATAGGGTTAAAATTAAAGCCTCTCTGATGAGACtttatggtttgtagggtgtGACTCCCCAGGCCCCTTAGGGAGGAATTTGagcaaaataagaacaaaaaaatcagagtttagtcctcaaAAACTATAGGCAGGTTATGACAGAAAATTTCCTTGAATCTGCAAAACGAAGTGAGGTGATAGTCTCACATTTAAGTCATAAAAACATTATTCGTATCAATTACTTAATttcatgtaattatttttgttttgctcgatctttttatttatttatttttaagacagagtctcgctccatcacccaggctggagggcagtggtgcaatcttgggtcactgcaacctccacctcccaggttcaagtgattctcctgcctcagcctcctgagtagctgggattacaggtgcccgccaccacaccaggctaatttttttgtatttttagtagaggcggagtttcacctttttggccaggttggtctcaaactcctggcctcaagtgatccatccacctcggcctccccaagtgctgagattacaggtgtggacgacaagccacccaggtgccaaggcaagagactgagggcacaagctgttccagtataataaagaaaatatatagaataagaaCAGTTATACTAGAAATAGATTATAGATATGATtgtatatgaatatcattaatcattagtttgtagcatcactctttattccaatattataataatctttgTTCTATAattataacctaggaaaaaccaggccatacagagataggagctgaaggggcacggtgagaagtgaccagaaggtGAGTGTGAGCCCTCTGTTACGCCTGGACAGGGCCACTAGAGGGCTCCCTGGTCTAGTGGTAACACCAGCTCCTGGGAAGGCACCCATTACCTAGCGGACCTTGGTCTAGGGGTAGCATCAGTGCCTGGGGAAGGCACCCATTACTTAGCAGactgggaaagggagtctcccttttcCTGGGGGAGTTAGAGAAGGCTCTGCTCCACCACCTCTTGTGGaaggcctgacatcagtcaggcccaCCCACAGCTGTCCGGTGGcctgtctccctgtgatgctgtgcttcagagGTCATGCTTCTGTTTCACATTCATGTTATGctctgtacacctggctctgccttctaaaTAGTAGTAGCAGAATTAGTGAAAGtattaaagtctttgatctttctgaGAAGAGCATAGAAGAAATAATGATGTAAGCTGTCCTCTGTCTCTCCGCCTCGGCTACCTaaaagggaagggccccctgtctgGTGGACACGTGACTCGCGTGACTTTATCAATCATTGGAGACgactcacactccttaccctgccccttttgcgttgtatccaataaataacagtgcGGTcaggcattcggggccactaccggtctccgcaCCTTGGTGGTAGTGATCCCCTGGGCCCAGCTGTGttttcttctatctctttgtcttgtgtctttatttctaccaCCTCTCATCTCCTCACACGAAGAGAAAAAACCCACAGATCCtgtagggctggaccctacaacaagcgtgagctactgcacctggccagttttgcTCAATCTTAATTAGCAATTTTGGACCGTAGCCAATTGTGAATGCTTCCAGagaagaatttaaaacaactgtgggtggcagggcatggtggctcacaccggtaatctcagcatttttgaGAAGCCaagacgggagaatcacttgagctcaggagcttgagaccagcctgggcaacataatgagaccttgtccctaccaaaaataaagacaattagctgggcacagtggagcaccctgtagtcccagctactcaggaggctgaggtgggaggatcacttgagcctgggaggttgaggctgaagtgagctgtgatcacaccactgtactccagcctgggcaatagagtgagaccctgactcaaaaataaaaattaactgtgGGTGACAAAAGCCTGGAGCAGCCAGTCAGAGATCTGATGACAATTTACAATTGACAGGAaatttcagcatttcttttttttcttttttcttttttagacggagtctcactctgtcacccaggctggagtgcagtggcgcgatctcagctcactggaaactccgcctcccaggttcaaaccattctcctgtctcagcctactgagtagctgggactacaggtgcccgccaccatgcccggctaattttttgtatttttagtaaagacagggtttcaccgtgttagccaggatggtctcaatctcctgacctcgtgatccacccgcctcggcctcccaaagtggtgggattacagatgtgagccaccgcacccggctggaaATTTCAGCATTTCTGTGGCATACAACCATGTGACACAATCATCATAGTCATGACACGTATCTTGGCATATCAGAGTTTTAGGAATCTCAAACCATTTCCCGTGTGTTAGTGACACACTTACACAAACATTACTTAAAGGAAGTTAAACACCATTtctatttgacaatgcttcccgTATTATTTACCAAGTAAGCCTGATCATTTAATATCTCCAAAAGATGAGAGACACAACCTTTGAGGCTTGCTCCAGGAGGCCCTTCTGGAAGAATCTCAAAGTTGATTTTAGGCCAGATGGCTTAATTCAGGATTTGGATCCTGGGGAATTCTGCCAAAGATGTCAAGAAGTTCAAATGGCTTCCTTCAACAGAATCAGAGATCACTGCCAAATAATAGTTACTCGTTTAACCACAGTGACAATCAAAAGACTTCAAAAGCAACACGGAAAGTTACATGCATGGAAAAACCTTAACACTTTAAAGCTCAGTCTCCCTAAGCAATCTGTGTTTCCTAGGCCAGTGAGCAGGGGAATACATTAGTAATACCATGGGAAGTCCTGGTTACATGAAACAATTCAGACACATTAAGAAAATCCAAGAACACAGAATCAGTTTATACTGGCATAAAACTGCTTTTCTAGACCTTTGAGATAAACTTGAAACCAAAGAAATTAGACTGATCTTAAGAAGGAATatgacagaaacagaaactaatttGTAATTCAGAGAATGGCTATTAACGAAGCaggttttagaaataaatatcaaaacCTCTTGGAACTTTACTAAGAGTAAATTAACGTCTTAAGAaactgctgttttttgtttgtttgtttttaagacggagtctcattctgtcacccaagctgaagtgcagtggtgcgatctcggctcactgcaagctccgcctcctgggttcacgccattctcctgcctcagcctcctgagtagctgggactgcaggtgcccgcccccacgcctgggtaattttttgtattttta
Coding sequences within:
- the ALDH3B2 gene encoding aldehyde dehydrogenase family 3 member B2 isoform X1: MSKKGSGGAAKDPGAELTLGMDPFKDTLRRLQEAFNSGRTRPAEFRAVQLQGLGRFLQENKQLLRDVLAQDLHKSAIEADISELLLCQNEVDYALKNLQAWMKDEPGSTNLFTKLDSVFIRKEPFGLVLIIVPWNYPVNLTLVPLVGALAAGNCVVLKPSEISQGTEKVLAEVLPQYLDQSCFAVVLGGPQETGQLLEHKFDYIFFTGSPRVGKIVMTAAAKHLTPVTLELGGKNPCYVDDNCDPQTVANRVAWFRYFNAGQTCVAPDYILCSPEMQERLLLALQSTITRFYGDDPQSSPNLGRIINQKQFQRLRALLGCGRVAIGGQSDESDRYIAPTVLVDVQETEPVMQEEIFGPILPIVNVRSMDEAIEFINRREKPLALYAFSNSSQVVNQMLERTSSGSFGGNEGFSFVTLLSVPLGGVGHSGMGRYHGKFTFDTFSHHRTCLLAPSGLEKLKEIRYPPYTDWNQQLLHWGMGSQSCTLLKNQAIQR
- the ALDH3B2 gene encoding aldehyde dehydrogenase family 3 member B2 isoform X2 yields the protein MSKKGSGGAAKDPGAELTLGMDPFKDTLRRLQEAFNSGRTRPAEFRAVQLQGLGRFLQENKQLLRDVLAQDLHKNEVDYALKNLQAWMKDEPGSTNLFTKLDSVFIRKEPFGLVLIIVPWNYPVNLTLVPLVGALAAGNCVVLKPSEISQGTEKVLAEVLPQYLDQSCFAVVLGGPQETGQLLEHKFDYIFFTGSPRVGKIVMTAAAKHLTPVTLELGGKNPCYVDDNCDPQTVANRVAWFRYFNAGQTCVAPDYILCSPEMQERLLLALQSTITRFYGDDPQSSPNLGRIINQKQFQRLRALLGCGRVAIGGQSDESDRYIAPTVLVDVQETEPVMQEEIFGPILPIVNVRSMDEAIEFINRREKPLALYAFSNSSQVVNQMLERTSSGSFGGNEGFSFVTLLSVPLGGVGHSGMGRYHGKFTFDTFSHHRTCLLAPSGLEKLKEIRYPPYTDWNQQLLHWGMGSQSCTLLKNQAIQR
- the ALDH3B2 gene encoding aldehyde dehydrogenase family 3 member B2 isoform X3 translates to MKDEPGSTNLFTKLDSVFIRKEPFGLVLIIVPWNYPVNLTLVPLVGALAAGNCVVLKPSEISQGTEKVLAEVLPQYLDQSCFAVVLGGPQETGQLLEHKFDYIFFTGSPRVGKIVMTAAAKHLTPVTLELGGKNPCYVDDNCDPQTVANRVAWFRYFNAGQTCVAPDYILCSPEMQERLLLALQSTITRFYGDDPQSSPNLGRIINQKQFQRLRALLGCGRVAIGGQSDESDRYIAPTVLVDVQETEPVMQEEIFGPILPIVNVRSMDEAIEFINRREKPLALYAFSNSSQVVNQMLERTSSGSFGGNEGFSFVTLLSVPLGGVGHSGMGRYHGKFTFDTFSHHRTCLLAPSGLEKLKEIRYPPYTDWNQQLLHWGMGSQSCTLLKNQAIQR